CCGCCTTCTCGCCGCGACCGCCCAGGGGCTCGACGACAAGCTCAAGGATGGGCGACGCGAATTCGTCCTCGTGCCCGAACCGGTACGCGGGAGCCTCGACGAGACCCGGCGCTCGCTCGAGCCGAAGGTGGTCGCGGGGAAGCTCTCCGGGATCCTGACCGTGGCGGAGGACATCGACTCGAAGGAGGCCTTTAGGTTCTACGCGAAGAACGTCGGCAACGTGATGGCCACCGAGCGGATCGAGAAGGCGCTCAAGAACGCGGTGGTGGGCTTGCGGCTCGAGAAGAGCAACCTCGGCCTCGACCGGAAGACCCTCGACGCGATCATGAAGCCGATCGACCTGGGCACGTTCCAGGTCTCGGCCGGCGGCGAGTCGAAGAAGAAGGGGTTCCTCCAGACCTGGCTGGGGACCTTCGCCTTCGTCATGGTCCTCTACATGTCGCTCCTCCTCTACGGCATCGCCGTCATGCGCGGGATCCTCGAGGAGAAATCGAGCCGCGTCATGGAGGTGCTCCTCGGGTCGCTCACCCCCGACCAGCTCATGACCGGGAAGATCGTCGGGATCGGCCTCGTGGGACTGACCCAGATGGCGATCTACGTCGTCACCGCCGGGGCGCTGCGCGCCTACTTCGCCGCCCAGCAGGTGGCGGCCGACTGGACCTCCGCCCTCGACGCGTTCTCGCCGTTCAAGCTCGTCGGGTTCGTCGTCTTCTACGTCCTCGGCTACTTCATGTACACGGCGCTGTTCGCCGCCATCGGGGCCGTCTGCAACTCGGAGCAGGAGGCGCAGAACCTCACGACCCCCGTGACCATGTGCCTGGTCATCCCGATGCTGGCGGCGTTCTTCTTCGTGAACAACCCCGACTCCACCGTGGCCGTGGTCGTCTCGATGATCCCGATCTTCACGCCGATGGTCATGTACATGCGGATCAGCGTGCTCACGCCTCCGCTGTGGCAGATCCTCCTATCCATCGTCCTGATGCTCGGGGCGATCTGGCTTCTGTTCAAGGGGACCGCGAAGATCTTCCGGATCGGCGTGCTCATGTACGGCAAGCGGCCGACCGTCCCGGAGATCCTGAGGTGGGCGCGGAGCTAGCGGCCGGCGGCTCCTGACTCGGGGGGGAACGCCATCCCCATCACCTTGTACGCGAGCCGCGCGGCCGTGAAATCCGCGTGGTGCAAGCCTGGGGCGGGCGCCAGCTCCACGAGGTCGCACGCCACGACCCGGGCCCGCCGGAACAGCTCGTAGAGGAATCGCAGCGTCGGCCACCAGGCGCCGCCTCCGGGCTCGGGCGTCCCGGTCGCGGGGATCACCGACGGGTCGAAGTAGTCGAGGTCGATCGTGAGGTAGACCGGCTTCCCGTCGAGCCCGTTAAGGACCCGGGCCTGCCAGCCGTCCCGCTCCATCTCCCACGCGTGGACCACCGCATAGCCGGGAATCCCTGCGCGGATCCGCTCCGCCTCCTCGATCGAGTAGTTCCGGATCCCGACGGCGCGAATCGGGGCGAGGTCGAGGCACCGCGCCATGGCGGAGGCGTGGCTCCACGGCTTTCCCTCGTAGGACTCGCGCAGGTCGGCGTGGGCATCGAGCTGGACGAGATGAAGCCCGGGATTGCGCGCGGCCGCCGCGCAGACCGCCCCGGGGGTGATCGAGTGCTCGCCGCCGAGCATCACGACCCACTTCCCGGCAGCCATCAGCTCGCCGACGCGCGACGCGACCGCGTCTACCACCTTCTCCGTCGGGCCGTCGGGAATCGGGAGCATCGGGTCGGTGAATATCCCCGCGCGGAACGGCTCGGTGCACGTCTGCTCGTCGTACAGCTCGACTTGGGTGGAGGCCCTGAGGATCGCCTCGGGGCCGCGGGACGTCCCCGATCCCCAGGAGACC
The window above is part of the Terriglobia bacterium genome. Proteins encoded here:
- the speB gene encoding agmatinase codes for the protein MGEGRGEIPPFGGEEARSSFDGARVVVLPVPYEGTVSWGSGTSRGPEAILRASTQVELYDEQTCTEPFRAGIFTDPMLPIPDGPTEKVVDAVASRVGELMAAGKWVVMLGGEHSITPGAVCAAAARNPGLHLVQLDAHADLRESYEGKPWSHASAMARCLDLAPIRAVGIRNYSIEEAERIRAGIPGYAVVHAWEMERDGWQARVLNGLDGKPVYLTIDLDYFDPSVIPATGTPEPGGGAWWPTLRFLYELFRRARVVACDLVELAPAPGLHHADFTAARLAYKVMGMAFPPESGAAGR
- a CDS encoding ABC transporter permease; this translates as MHKILMVIRREYLERVKKKSFWIGTAVFPLLMIVMFGIQFAVMFVTPAEQKNIAFVDATGRLLAATAQGLDDKLKDGRREFVLVPEPVRGSLDETRRSLEPKVVAGKLSGILTVAEDIDSKEAFRFYAKNVGNVMATERIEKALKNAVVGLRLEKSNLGLDRKTLDAIMKPIDLGTFQVSAGGESKKKGFLQTWLGTFAFVMVLYMSLLLYGIAVMRGILEEKSSRVMEVLLGSLTPDQLMTGKIVGIGLVGLTQMAIYVVTAGALRAYFAAQQVAADWTSALDAFSPFKLVGFVVFYVLGYFMYTALFAAIGAVCNSEQEAQNLTTPVTMCLVIPMLAAFFFVNNPDSTVAVVVSMIPIFTPMVMYMRISVLTPPLWQILLSIVLMLGAIWLLFKGTAKIFRIGVLMYGKRPTVPEILRWARS